In one window of Flexistipes sp. DNA:
- a CDS encoding ADP-ribosylglycohydrolase family protein: MVDKLPLENYIGCLLGGAVGDALGAPIEFDTWEEIKSRYGVKGVTGYVEFEDGHGEFTDDTQMTLFTAEAMLRTLYRANSRGIWGAINTICFHCYCNWLKTQGYDKPNTKFQDSWLLQVDGLYKRRAPGNTCLTALLETEDYKPGTILNNSKGCGGVMRAAPVGLVFYKDLEFAFENGVIAAQITHGHPSGYLSAGFFAALIAALNSGVSIEKAVKECMAILKTQEDSEECLSALNKAIKLSETKEPSAENIETLGGGWVGEEAIAISLYCSLYYKDNFEKGLISSINHSGDSDSTGSISGNILGLIHGEAAIPKVWAENLYLKDVVIRMAEDLYIGFEDDGTGMGSERWFERYGT, encoded by the coding sequence ATGGTGGATAAATTACCATTAGAAAACTATATCGGATGTTTATTGGGTGGAGCAGTTGGTGATGCTTTGGGTGCTCCGATTGAATTTGATACTTGGGAGGAAATCAAGTCAAGATATGGGGTTAAAGGCGTAACCGGATATGTTGAATTTGAAGACGGACATGGAGAATTTACAGATGATACACAGATGACTCTTTTTACCGCTGAAGCTATGCTCAGAACATTATACAGAGCCAATTCTCGTGGAATATGGGGTGCAATAAATACAATATGCTTTCATTGCTACTGCAACTGGCTCAAAACTCAAGGATATGACAAACCCAATACAAAATTTCAAGACAGTTGGTTATTGCAAGTTGATGGTTTATACAAAAGAAGAGCTCCCGGTAACACTTGCCTTACTGCACTTTTAGAAACTGAAGATTACAAACCGGGGACTATATTAAATAACAGTAAAGGCTGTGGCGGTGTTATGAGAGCTGCACCAGTTGGCTTGGTTTTTTATAAAGATCTGGAGTTTGCATTTGAAAATGGTGTCATTGCAGCACAAATAACGCACGGTCATCCAAGCGGATACCTGTCAGCCGGTTTTTTTGCAGCTTTAATTGCAGCATTGAACTCAGGGGTGAGTATCGAGAAGGCTGTAAAGGAGTGCATGGCAATACTAAAAACACAAGAAGATTCTGAAGAATGCTTATCAGCTTTAAACAAGGCAATCAAACTATCTGAAACGAAAGAACCGTCAGCTGAAAATATTGAAACACTTGGAGGTGGCTGGGTTGGTGAAGAAGCTATTGCAATAAGTTTATATTGTTCTCTGTATTATAAAGATAATTTTGAAAAAGGTTTAATTTCATCAATAAATCATAGCGGCGATAGTGACAGTACCGGCTCTATAAGTGGGAATATTTTAGGCTTGATTCACGGTGAAGCAGCTATCCCCAAAGTTTGGGCTGAAAATTTATATCTGAAAGATGTGGTAATAAGAATGGCAGAAGACCTTTATATAGGTTTTGAAGATGATGGAACCGGAATGGGCAGTGAAAGATGGTTTGAAAGGTATGGTACATAA
- a CDS encoding XRE family transcriptional regulator, producing MIKYDNLQDKLKKAMKKAGLSVSKLAEKAGIHQVSLSRILNGHRKLNNLDTLYKLSKALGVSLDYFFTNSDIAENPETFAEDMGIDIFYGDKKELNDKYPDHIKIPLVRSKAAATPAIIEISSDEVDGWVCISAENVPKNISERCFAFRVKGDSMEPMLRENDLVAVLPYSEPPALDTIIPSNVYLVKISDGFGGYGLTLKHIHQIDDRTVELVSDNKKYPNKEIDISEPDNFQIMGRVIWMWREM from the coding sequence ATGATAAAATATGACAACCTACAAGACAAACTTAAGAAAGCTATGAAAAAAGCTGGACTAAGCGTCTCCAAACTCGCCGAAAAAGCTGGTATCCATCAAGTGTCTCTTTCAAGAATACTCAACGGACATAGGAAGCTGAATAATCTGGATACGTTATATAAATTATCGAAAGCACTTGGTGTAAGCCTTGATTATTTTTTCACTAATTCTGATATTGCAGAAAATCCGGAAACATTTGCTGAAGATATGGGTATAGATATATTTTACGGAGATAAAAAAGAATTAAATGACAAATACCCTGATCATATAAAAATACCTCTTGTCCGAAGCAAAGCTGCTGCAACTCCTGCAATTATCGAAATTTCTTCAGATGAAGTTGACGGATGGGTATGTATTAGTGCCGAGAATGTTCCGAAAAATATATCTGAGCGGTGTTTTGCATTTAGAGTTAAAGGCGATAGTATGGAGCCAATGTTAAGGGAAAATGATTTAGTAGCAGTACTCCCTTATAGTGAACCACCGGCATTGGATACAATAATCCCTTCAAATGTATACTTGGTAAAAATATCAGACGGTTTTGGCGGATATGGACTGACACTAAAGCATATTCACCAGATTGATGACAGGACAGTGGAGCTTGTGTCTGATAACAAAAAATATCCTAATAAGGAAATTGATATCTCAGAACCGGACAATTTTCAGATCATGGGAAGGGTGATCTGGATGTGGCGGGAGATGTAA
- a CDS encoding putative molybdenum carrier protein: protein MLKIVSGGQSGVDRAALDFAIENNFEYGGYVPKGFKSEDGGLTKEKYRNMIESKSSDYKVRTEENVINSDGTLIIYKNLSGGTKLTVKYAEKHRKPYLLIKMSDDIKESANNIRKFVDKNNIEVLNVAGNRGSKVPGIYDYTKILLATSLTK from the coding sequence TTGCTTAAAATAGTTTCCGGCGGACAGTCAGGAGTAGATCGGGCAGCTCTTGATTTTGCAATTGAAAATAATTTTGAATATGGTGGATATGTCCCAAAAGGCTTCAAATCAGAGGATGGTGGGCTTACAAAAGAAAAATATCGAAATATGATAGAAAGTAAAAGTTCTGATTATAAAGTAAGAACTGAAGAAAATGTTATTAACTCTGATGGTACTTTGATTATTTACAAAAACCTATCCGGCGGGACAAAACTGACAGTAAAGTATGCTGAAAAACATAGAAAGCCTTACCTACTAATCAAAATGTCGGATGATATAAAAGAGAGTGCAAATAATATACGAAAGTTTGTGGACAAAAATAATATTGAAGTATTAAATGTTGCTGGCAATAGGGGCTCAAAAGTTCCTGGCATATATGATTATACAAAAATATTGCTGGCAACTTCTTTGACAAAATAA
- a CDS encoding thermonuclease family protein: MRIFIVTVIFCLLSLSVFAENITGKIVDVADGDTATLLTSNNTQIRIRLNCIDAPEKSQDFGQRSKRSLIDLIAGEYVRVQKHDIDRYGRTIGTIFLNGTDINLTQVKKGLAWVYDRYCRDRTYYRAETLAREGHMGLWSQPNPIEPWNYRRGERKQGNNSFSDDGTFECGKKRYCSQMNSCEEVMFYFNKCGLTRLDGNSDGEPCESICR; encoded by the coding sequence ATGCGTATTTTTATAGTTACGGTTATTTTTTGTTTGCTATCGCTATCTGTATTTGCCGAGAATATTACGGGTAAAATAGTAGATGTTGCGGACGGGGACACAGCCACTTTGCTAACATCAAACAATACACAAATCCGTATTAGGCTAAACTGCATTGATGCCCCAGAAAAAAGCCAGGACTTCGGACAAAGATCTAAGAGGTCATTAATAGATTTAATTGCAGGAGAATATGTTAGAGTACAAAAACATGACATTGATAGATATGGGCGTACCATTGGAACAATATTCTTAAACGGAACTGACATTAACCTGACACAGGTCAAAAAAGGGCTTGCTTGGGTATATGATAGATATTGCAGAGATAGAACATACTATAGGGCAGAAACTCTTGCCAGAGAAGGTCATATGGGCTTGTGGAGTCAGCCTAACCCAATAGAACCCTGGAATTACAGAAGAGGTGAACGAAAGCAAGGCAATAATAGTTTTTCTGATGACGGTACTTTCGAATGTGGTAAAAAGAGATATTGCAGTCAAATGAATTCATGCGAAGAAGTAATGTTTTATTTCAACAAATGTGGCTTAACAAGGTTAGACGGCAACAGTGACGGTGAACCTTGTGAAAGTATTTGCAGGTAA
- a CDS encoding competence protein CoiA family protein, whose protein sequence is MTDLKDIKPKWVLVNENLYEISKFSHLPPQKRPHAICPVCRRPVILKLGEYNAHHYAHSSEDICTTAILKQHCT, encoded by the coding sequence ATGACTGATTTAAAAGACATTAAGCCTAAATGGGTGTTAGTCAATGAAAACCTTTATGAAATATCAAAGTTTTCTCATCTGCCGCCCCAAAAGCGTCCTCATGCAATTTGTCCAGTTTGCAGACGACCAGTAATTTTAAAATTAGGTGAATATAATGCTCATCATTATGCTCATAGCTCCGAAGATATTTGTACAACAGCCATCCTGAAACAGCATTGCACCTGA